GGCGAAGATCACCCGGGGGTCGGTGACCAGCGCGCGGGCCACCGCCACCCGCTGGCCCTGGCCGCCGGAGACCTCGCCGGGCCGCTTGTCCTTGAGGCCGTCGACCTCCAGGCGCTCCATCCAGGAGAGCGCGGCGCGCTCGGCGGTCCTGCGCGGGGTGCCGTTCAGCCGCAGCGGCAGCGCGACGTTCTCGACGCAGGTCAGCTCGGGCACCAACTGGCCGAACTGGAAGACGAACCCGAACTCCGAGCGGCGCAGCGCGCTGCGCTGGGCGTCGGTCATGGTGGCCATTTCCTGGCCGTTGTAGCGGATCGACCCGGAGTCGGGCGGGACGATCCCGGCGAGGCAGTGCAGCAGCGTCGACTTGCCCGACCCCGAGGGGCCCATGACGGCGACGACCTCGCCCGGGTGGATGGAGAACTCGGCGCCGTCGAGGGCGACCGTGGGGCCGTACGCCTTGTGCAGGTCGACGGCGGTGAGCAGGGAACCGGTCGGGTGCGTCATGCCGTCACCGCCGCGCGGAGCTTGTCGAGCCGGGCCGCGGTCAGTTCGAGCCAGCGCAGGTCGGCCTCCAGGTGGAACAGGGCGTGGTCGCAGATCAGCTGGTCGGCGAGGTCGCCCTGGCGCTTGCGCTCGGTCAGCGCGCGCATCGTGCGCAGGTGTTCGGAGCGCTGCGTGTCGAGGATGTCGGCGGCGTCGCGCCGGGTGAGCAGGGCGAGGACGACCTTGGTGTACAGGGTCGACTGGAGGTAGGGCTCCGGCGCCTCGGGGGTCGCGAGCCACCGTTCGACGTCGGTGACGCCGGCCTCGGTGATCGCGTACCGCTTGCGCTCGGGTCCGCCGCCCGCCTCTATGCCGTCGACCTCGACGAGACCGTTCTTCAGCAGGCGCGACATCGTCGAGTAGACCTGGCCGTAGTGCAGCGGCCGGTCGTGACCGAACTTCTCGTCGAAGGCCCGCTTCAGGTCGTAACCGTGTCGCGGGCCGGACTCCAGGAGCCCCAGAAGGGTGTGACCAATGGACATGGCCAGGACTCTACACAGTGTGTATACCCACGGTGTATACCCGGGGTGTCCAGTTGGCGGAGAGGGGCATGAAACCGCAGGTCAGTGGCGTTTGTCAGGGTTCGGCAACAGCCGATTCAGGCGGACGGCGATCCGGTGCCCGGGTCGCCGGGCGGGCGCCCCCTGCGGGGCAGCGGGCCCACCTCGCCCGGCAGTCGGCCGGCCTCTTTGAGGGCCCTGCGCAGCAGGAACTCGATCTGCGCGTTGGCCGACCGCAGTTCGTCGCCCGCCCACCGCGCGAGCGCGTCGTGGACCGCGGGGTCCAGCCGCAGCAGCACCTGCTTGCGCTGCTGCGGCCGGCGCTTCCCGGGCGCGGCCCCGGCGGCCCCGGCCGACTCGGGGGTCGCGGGGGCCGCGGGGATGTCGGAGGGATCCGTCACTGGTAGAGCGTCCCGGTGTTCAGGACCGGCTGCGGGGCGCGGTCGCCGCACAGCACGACCATCAGGTTCGACACCATCGCCGCCTTGCGCTCGTCGTCCAGTTCCACGATGTCCCGCTCGGAGATCCGGGCGAGCGCCGCCTCGACCATGCCGACCGCTCCCTCCACG
The sequence above is a segment of the Streptomyces griseoviridis genome. Coding sequences within it:
- a CDS encoding ABC transporter ATP-binding protein, encoding MTHPTGSLLTAVDLHKAYGPTVALDGAEFSIHPGEVVAVMGPSGSGKSTLLHCLAGIVPPDSGSIRYNGQEMATMTDAQRSALRRSEFGFVFQFGQLVPELTCVENVALPLRLNGTPRRTAERAALSWMERLEVDGLKDKRPGEVSGGQGQRVAVARALVTDPRVIFADEPTGALDSLNGERVMELLTEAARTTGAAVVLVTHEARVAAYSDREIVVRDGKSRDMERAV
- a CDS encoding PadR family transcriptional regulator → MSIGHTLLGLLESGPRHGYDLKRAFDEKFGHDRPLHYGQVYSTMSRLLKNGLVEVDGIEAGGGPERKRYAITEAGVTDVERWLATPEAPEPYLQSTLYTKVVLALLTRRDAADILDTQRSEHLRTMRALTERKRQGDLADQLICDHALFHLEADLRWLELTAARLDKLRAAVTA